A single window of Nocardia sp. NBC_01327 DNA harbors:
- the fabG1 gene encoding 3-oxoacyl-ACP reductase FabG1: MSNITSRSVLVTGGNRGIGLAVALRLLADGHKVAVTHRGSGVPEGLFGVKCDVTDSESVDRAFTEVEAHQGPVEVVVANAGIVDNVLFMRMSEESFSKVIDANLTGAWRVAQRANRNMLKGRFGRVIFLGSVVGQIGAPAQVSYAAAKAGLVGMARAITREVGKRNITANVVAPGLIDTDMTRDEMTPEMRKTALDFIPAGRIGQAEDVAGVISFLASEDASYISGAIIPVDGGMGMGH; this comes from the coding sequence ATGTCGAACATCACATCCCGGTCGGTACTGGTGACCGGCGGCAATCGCGGCATCGGGCTCGCGGTAGCCCTGCGCCTGCTTGCCGATGGACACAAGGTCGCTGTCACGCATCGCGGTTCGGGTGTGCCCGAGGGCCTCTTCGGCGTGAAATGCGATGTGACCGACTCGGAGTCGGTGGATCGCGCGTTCACCGAGGTCGAGGCGCACCAGGGTCCGGTCGAGGTCGTCGTGGCCAATGCGGGCATCGTGGACAACGTGCTGTTCATGCGCATGAGCGAGGAGTCGTTCTCGAAGGTCATCGACGCCAACCTCACCGGTGCGTGGCGAGTTGCCCAGCGCGCCAACCGCAATATGCTCAAGGGCCGCTTCGGCCGCGTCATCTTCCTCGGCTCGGTGGTCGGCCAGATCGGCGCCCCCGCTCAGGTCAGCTATGCGGCGGCCAAGGCCGGTCTGGTCGGTATGGCGCGCGCCATCACCCGCGAGGTCGGCAAGCGCAATATCACCGCGAATGTGGTGGCGCCGGGCCTGATCGACACCGATATGACCCGTGACGAGATGACCCCGGAGATGCGCAAGACCGCGCTCGACTTCATCCCGGCGGGCCGGATCGGCCAGGCCGAGGATGTCGCCGGTGTGATCAGCTTCCTCGCCTCCGAGGACGCCTCCTACATCTCCGGCGCGATCATCCCCGTCGACGGCGGTATGGGCATGGGCCACTGA
- the inhA gene encoding NADH-dependent enoyl-ACP reductase InhA — protein sequence MSGLLEGKTVLITGIITDSSIAFHAAAVAQEQGAKVIITGIPDRLRLIDRIAKRLPKEVPPAIPLDVTNEENLGELAAKLNELAPEGIDGVLHSIAFAPRTLMGPGSKPFLEGPGPDAAKAFEISAWSYASLARAVLPAMNEGGSIVGMDFDPRTAMPYYNWMGVAKAALESVNRYVAREVGEAKRIRSNLIAAGPIKTLAAKAIAGTATDDANQLTMLNTYWDGASPIGWDVDDPTVVAKSVVTLLSDWLPGTTGSIIYVDGGASHNTWFPANGFPTN from the coding sequence ATGAGTGGATTGCTCGAAGGCAAGACCGTACTCATCACCGGCATCATCACCGATTCGTCCATTGCTTTCCATGCCGCCGCGGTGGCGCAGGAGCAGGGCGCCAAGGTGATCATCACCGGTATTCCGGACCGGCTGCGGCTGATCGACCGGATCGCCAAGCGGCTGCCGAAGGAGGTTCCCCCGGCCATCCCGCTCGATGTCACCAATGAGGAGAACCTCGGCGAGCTGGCGGCGAAGCTGAACGAGCTGGCCCCCGAGGGCATCGACGGCGTGCTGCACTCCATCGCCTTCGCGCCGCGCACCCTGATGGGCCCCGGGTCCAAGCCGTTCCTCGAGGGCCCCGGCCCGGATGCGGCCAAGGCGTTCGAGATCTCGGCGTGGAGCTACGCCTCGCTGGCCCGCGCGGTCCTGCCGGCCATGAACGAGGGCGGCTCCATCGTGGGCATGGATTTCGATCCGCGCACCGCCATGCCGTACTACAACTGGATGGGTGTGGCCAAGGCCGCGCTCGAATCGGTGAACCGCTATGTGGCGCGAGAGGTGGGCGAGGCCAAGCGCATTCGCTCCAACCTGATCGCGGCCGGGCCGATCAAGACCCTGGCGGCCAAGGCCATCGCCGGCACCGCCACCGATGATGCGAACCAGCTCACCATGCTGAACACCTACTGGGACGGCGCTTCTCCGATCGGCTGGGACGTCGACGACCCGACGGTGGTCGCCAAGTCCGTGGTCACCCTGCTGTCGGACTGGCTGCCCGGTACCACCGGTTCGATCATCTACGTGGACGGTGGCGCCAGCCACAACACCTGGTTCCCGGCGAACGGGTTTCCCACCAACTGA
- a CDS encoding ferrochelatase, which translates to MAVHDLGARAAEPATEKVDALLLLSFGGPERPEDVMPFLENVTRGRGVPPERLAEVAEHYLHFGGVSPINALNLDIIKSVEAEFASRGIDLPVYFGNRNWHPMVEDTVEGMRVDGIRSALVFPTSAWGGYSGCLQYHEDIARARADVANAPELVKLRQYFDHPLFIDAITDGIRAAVSALPEDRRDRARLVFTAHSIPVSADMAAGPPGEQRLYSRQVAEAARLCAAATGFDEYDVVWQSRSGPPQVPWLEPDIVDHLDALAARGVDAVVICPVGFVSDHLEVIWDLDNEAKQRAAELGMAFARAATPGGDSRFAHMVVDLVEEHLAGTQPRKLSEMTSLGCTPNGAPCVPGCCALPPRPPRPDTARSA; encoded by the coding sequence GTGGCAGTGCATGACCTCGGCGCTCGCGCCGCGGAGCCCGCTACTGAAAAAGTGGATGCGCTGCTACTGCTGTCCTTCGGCGGTCCCGAGCGCCCCGAAGACGTGATGCCGTTCCTGGAGAACGTCACTCGGGGCCGGGGTGTACCTCCGGAGCGCCTGGCCGAAGTCGCGGAGCACTATCTGCACTTCGGTGGGGTGTCGCCGATCAATGCGCTCAATCTCGACATCATCAAATCGGTCGAGGCCGAATTCGCCTCGCGCGGAATCGATCTGCCGGTGTACTTCGGCAATCGCAATTGGCACCCCATGGTCGAGGACACCGTCGAGGGCATGCGCGTGGACGGAATCCGTTCCGCGCTGGTGTTTCCCACCTCCGCCTGGGGTGGCTACTCGGGCTGTCTGCAGTACCACGAGGACATCGCTCGTGCCCGCGCCGATGTCGCGAATGCCCCCGAATTGGTCAAGCTGCGCCAGTATTTCGATCATCCGCTGTTCATCGACGCCATTACCGACGGCATTCGCGCGGCGGTCTCCGCGCTGCCCGAGGATCGCCGTGATCGCGCCCGGCTGGTCTTCACCGCGCACTCGATCCCGGTATCGGCCGATATGGCCGCCGGTCCGCCGGGGGAGCAGCGGCTCTACAGCCGCCAGGTCGCCGAGGCGGCCCGACTATGCGCTGCCGCAACGGGTTTCGACGAGTACGACGTGGTCTGGCAGTCCCGTTCCGGTCCGCCGCAGGTGCCGTGGCTGGAACCCGATATCGTCGATCACCTCGATGCGCTCGCCGCACGGGGAGTGGATGCGGTCGTGATCTGTCCCGTGGGTTTCGTCTCCGATCATCTCGAGGTGATCTGGGACCTCGACAACGAGGCCAAGCAGCGCGCGGCCGAGTTGGGCATGGCCTTCGCCCGTGCGGCCACGCCGGGCGGTGATTCCCGATTCGCGCATATGGTCGTCGATCTGGTCGAGGAGCACCTGGCCGGTACCCAGCCCCGCAAGCTCAGCGAGATGACGAGCCTGGGGTGCACCCCCAACGGCGCACCCTGCGTTCCCGGCTGCTGTGCCTTGCCGCCGCGACCGCCCCGCCCGGATACCGCCCGGTCGGCCTGA
- a CDS encoding alpha/beta hydrolase family protein: protein MNGDPIFDGPSAPEGDAFYDPPPDLSGGAVGDAIYLRPLDNPEAELAHGRNWLVLYRSQSVTGEVIAVSGIIALPNDPPRTDAGYPLITWAHGTVGVCPQCAPSRDTAESGAHHMNKYPQPLLNNFLDQGWAVAMTDYEGLGVTGRRHPYLLGESEAYGVLDIVQTARRLFPGVVSDEYAIVGHSQGGQAALFSAHYAKDRVDGLVGVAAIAPANHPKAIVRAGALVPTNAGGGFAFTALFLSGAIAGDESIDVENVLSVKAKAVWPDVLTRCRAGLSEPDSWGGLLGTEQFRSTILNPYPGKPNPDQLNFEAQLALMNPNVEIDVPIRISQSADDQRVKAEATEFTIGGVPIVIPGVDVLVEELEVTNPANLPRYDRYKAGEVVIPDPDPSNLGAHFATLNHDRDELTGWLAERFTA from the coding sequence GTGAACGGCGATCCGATATTCGACGGACCATCCGCCCCCGAGGGGGACGCTTTCTACGATCCTCCGCCGGATCTGTCCGGCGGCGCGGTCGGTGACGCTATCTATCTGCGGCCGCTCGACAATCCGGAAGCCGAACTGGCACATGGCCGGAACTGGCTGGTGCTCTACCGTTCGCAGAGCGTCACCGGCGAAGTGATCGCGGTATCGGGCATCATCGCCCTGCCGAACGATCCGCCGCGCACCGATGCCGGGTATCCGCTGATCACCTGGGCGCACGGCACCGTGGGGGTGTGCCCGCAATGCGCGCCGTCCCGCGATACCGCCGAATCCGGTGCGCACCATATGAACAAATACCCGCAGCCGCTGCTGAACAATTTCCTCGATCAGGGCTGGGCCGTGGCCATGACCGATTACGAGGGCCTGGGTGTGACGGGACGGCGTCATCCCTATCTGCTCGGGGAATCCGAGGCCTACGGGGTGCTCGATATCGTGCAGACGGCGCGCCGGTTGTTTCCCGGTGTCGTCTCCGATGAGTACGCGATCGTCGGCCATTCGCAGGGCGGGCAGGCGGCGCTGTTCTCCGCGCACTACGCCAAGGATCGGGTCGACGGGCTGGTCGGGGTCGCGGCGATCGCCCCGGCCAATCATCCGAAGGCCATTGTCCGTGCGGGCGCACTGGTTCCGACCAATGCCGGCGGCGGATTCGCCTTCACCGCGCTGTTCCTGTCGGGCGCGATTGCCGGTGACGAGAGCATCGACGTCGAGAATGTGCTGTCGGTCAAGGCGAAGGCGGTCTGGCCGGATGTGCTCACCAGGTGCCGGGCCGGTCTGAGCGAACCGGATTCCTGGGGCGGGCTGCTGGGCACAGAGCAATTCCGATCGACGATTCTGAATCCGTATCCGGGTAAGCCCAATCCCGATCAGCTGAATTTCGAGGCGCAATTGGCCCTGATGAATCCGAATGTGGAAATCGATGTGCCCATTCGCATTTCGCAGTCCGCCGACGATCAGCGGGTGAAGGCCGAGGCCACGGAATTCACCATCGGCGGAGTGCCGATCGTCATCCCAGGTGTGGATGTGCTCGTCGAGGAACTGGAGGTCACCAATCCGGCGAACCTGCCGCGCTATGACCGCTACAAGGCGGGTGAGGTGGTCATCCCCGACCCCGATCCGAGCAATCTGGGCGCGCACTTCGCCACCCTGAACCACGACCGGGACGAACTGACCGGATGGCTCGCCGAACGATTCACCGCGTGA
- a CDS encoding mycothiol transferase, with translation MTSADLLIDAFGRIKENVHGAVEGLTEAELSAQLDEGGNSIAWLVWHLTRVQDDHIADVAGLEQVWLTQDWAKRFDLAFDDTATGYGHAAAEVAQVTGISADLLTGYYDAVHAQTIDYVSGLVDADLPRVVDTRWNPPVTLAVRLVSVIDDDIQHSGQAAYVRGVLLRRR, from the coding sequence ATGACGAGTGCTGATTTGCTGATCGATGCCTTCGGCCGGATCAAGGAGAACGTGCACGGGGCGGTCGAGGGCCTGACCGAGGCGGAATTGTCGGCGCAGCTGGACGAGGGCGGCAATTCCATCGCCTGGCTGGTCTGGCATCTGACCCGCGTCCAGGACGATCACATTGCCGATGTGGCGGGCCTGGAGCAGGTCTGGCTGACCCAGGACTGGGCCAAACGCTTCGACCTCGCATTCGATGACACCGCAACCGGATACGGCCACGCTGCCGCCGAGGTGGCCCAGGTGACCGGGATCTCCGCCGATCTGCTGACCGGGTACTACGACGCCGTGCACGCGCAGACCATCGACTACGTCTCCGGCCTGGTGGACGCCGACCTCCCGCGCGTTGTCGACACCCGCTGGAATCCGCCGGTAACCCTGGCCGTTCGCCTGGTCAGCGTGATCGACGACGATATCCAGCACTCCGGCCAGGCCGCCTACGTCCGCGGCGTACTCCTGCGCCGCCGCTGA
- a CDS encoding VC0807 family protein has protein sequence MHGSTGSHPTPDIDKRKKALWFALMLANTAVDLLLPTVIFVLLAPTGLPPQIRLSIGGTLLGAKAIGGRIETGEFRWRLVVFTAVASNTALIGCYLAGAGSTASMVAGAVVAALIVIGDMARTRLRRTATHRIDSFAVLVLAEVIVGVVLTSISGDARFVLARTSLYIAIAGIVVLASAWTDHPYMRDALKPVAAKGDPLRAAGFDRIWSKDPGFRRIYQFVTATLGLVLLTDAVLRVLVIYSYPPDQAGKSSLLSGLPLFALIALWFLPNRTLLIPRARRLLDAEMAEQTKVAVA, from the coding sequence ATGCACGGTTCAACCGGGAGTCATCCCACGCCCGACATCGACAAGCGCAAGAAGGCCCTGTGGTTCGCCCTGATGCTGGCGAATACGGCCGTCGATCTACTCCTCCCGACGGTCATCTTCGTACTGCTCGCCCCGACCGGCCTCCCACCGCAGATCCGGCTGTCCATCGGCGGCACACTCCTGGGCGCGAAGGCGATCGGCGGACGGATCGAGACCGGTGAATTCCGCTGGCGCTTGGTGGTTTTCACAGCGGTCGCATCGAATACTGCGCTCATCGGCTGCTACCTGGCCGGGGCAGGGAGTACGGCCAGCATGGTGGCGGGCGCGGTGGTCGCCGCGCTGATCGTCATCGGCGATATGGCGCGAACACGGTTGCGGCGCACTGCGACACATCGGATCGACAGCTTCGCGGTCTTGGTACTGGCGGAGGTCATCGTCGGCGTGGTGCTGACGTCGATCAGCGGCGACGCACGTTTTGTCCTGGCCCGGACCTCGCTGTATATCGCCATTGCCGGGATCGTGGTGCTGGCCAGCGCCTGGACGGATCATCCGTATATGCGTGACGCGCTCAAACCCGTTGCCGCCAAAGGTGATCCCCTGCGCGCCGCAGGGTTCGATCGAATCTGGTCCAAGGACCCCGGTTTCCGCCGGATCTACCAGTTCGTCACCGCAACCCTGGGCCTGGTCCTGCTCACGGACGCGGTACTGCGGGTCCTCGTGATCTACAGCTACCCGCCCGACCAGGCCGGCAAATCGTCACTGCTGTCCGGGCTGCCCCTGTTCGCGCTGATCGCACTGTGGTTCCTCCCCAATCGCACCCTCCTCATCCCCCGCGCCCGCCGCCTGCTCGATGCGGAGATGGCAGAGCAGACGAAAGTCGCAGTGGCATAG